In Mycobacterium tuberculosis H37Rv, a single window of DNA contains:
- the fadD36 gene encoding fatty-acid--CoA ligase FadD36 (fatty-acid-CoA synthetase (fatty-acid-CoA synthase)) codes for MLLASLNPAVVSAADIADAVRIDGDVLSRSDLVGAATSVAERVAGAHRVAVLATPTASTVLAITGCLIAGVPVVPVPADVGVTERRHMLTDSGVQAWLGPLPDDPAGLPHIPVRTHARSWHRYPEPSPGAIAMVVYTSGTTGPPKGVQLSRRAIAADLDALAEAWQWTAEDVLVHGLPLYHVHGLVLGLLGSLRFGNRFVHTGKPTPAGYAQACYEAHGTLFFGVPTVWSRVAADQAAAGALKPARLLVSGSAALPVPVFDKLVQLTGHRPVERYGASESLITLSTRADGERRPGWVGLPLAGVQTRLVDDDGGEVPHDGETVGKLQVRGPTLFDGYLNQPDATAAAFDADSWYRTGDVAVVDGSGMHRIVGRESVDLIKSGGYRVGAGEIETVLLGHPDVAEAAVVGVPDDDLGQRIVAYVVGSANVDADGLINFVAQQLSVHKRPREVRIVDALPRNALGKVLKKQLLSEG; via the coding sequence GTGCTGCTGGCCTCCCTGAATCCTGCTGTCGTCTCCGCCGCCGATATCGCGGACGCGGTCCGCATCGACGGCGACGTGCTGAGCCGTAGCGACCTGGTCGGCGCGGCAACGTCGGTGGCCGAGCGGGTCGCCGGTGCGCACCGGGTCGCCGTGCTGGCCACGCCGACCGCGTCGACGGTGCTGGCGATCACCGGCTGCCTGATCGCCGGCGTGCCGGTTGTGCCGGTACCCGCCGATGTGGGCGTCACCGAACGCCGGCACATGCTCACCGACTCCGGCGTCCAGGCATGGCTGGGCCCGTTGCCCGACGACCCAGCGGGGCTGCCACACATCCCGGTGCGCACGCACGCGCGGTCCTGGCACCGTTATCCGGAGCCCTCACCCGGGGCCATCGCCATGGTGGTCTACACGTCCGGCACCACCGGGCCGCCCAAAGGCGTGCAGCTGAGCCGGCGGGCGATCGCCGCCGACCTCGATGCATTGGCAGAGGCCTGGCAGTGGACGGCCGAGGACGTGCTGGTCCACGGTCTGCCGCTGTATCACGTTCACGGCCTGGTGCTGGGCTTGCTCGGGTCGCTGCGGTTCGGAAATCGCTTCGTGCACACCGGTAAACCAACGCCGGCCGGCTACGCCCAGGCCTGTTATGAAGCGCACGGCACGTTGTTTTTTGGGGTGCCGACGGTGTGGTCACGAGTGGCGGCCGACCAAGCTGCCGCCGGGGCGCTCAAACCGGCGCGGCTGCTGGTGTCCGGGAGTGCGGCACTACCCGTGCCGGTGTTCGACAAGCTGGTGCAGCTCACCGGGCACCGGCCCGTCGAACGCTACGGTGCTTCGGAGTCGCTGATCACCCTATCGACGCGGGCTGACGGTGAGCGTCGCCCGGGCTGGGTCGGCCTGCCGCTGGCCGGTGTGCAGACCCGACTGGTGGACGACGATGGCGGTGAGGTCCCGCACGACGGGGAAACCGTTGGAAAGCTTCAGGTTCGCGGTCCGACCCTGTTCGACGGCTACCTGAATCAACCCGATGCCACCGCCGCGGCGTTCGACGCCGACAGCTGGTACCGCACCGGCGACGTCGCGGTGGTCGACGGCAGTGGGATGCACCGCATCGTGGGACGCGAGTCGGTCGACTTGATCAAGTCGGGTGGATACCGGGTCGGCGCCGGTGAAATTGAAACGGTGCTGCTCGGGCATCCGGACGTGGCGGAGGCGGCAGTCGTCGGGGTGCCCGACGATGATCTAGGCCAGCGGATCGTTGCCTACGTAGTCGGCTCAGCGAATGTCGATGCGGACGGGCTTATCAACTTTGTTGCCCAACAACTTTCGGTGCACAAGCGCCCGCGCGAGGTGCGTATCGTAGATGCGCTGCCGCGCAACGCGTTGGGGAAAGTGCTCAAGAAGCAGTTGCTGTCAGAAGGCTGA
- the PE13 gene encoding PE family protein PE13, giving the protein MSFVMAYPEMLAAAADTLQSIGATTVASNAAAAAPTTGVVPPAADEVSALTAAHFAAHAAMYQSVSARAAAIHDQFVATLASSASSYAATEVANAAAAS; this is encoded by the coding sequence GTGTCTTTCGTGATGGCATACCCAGAGATGTTGGCGGCGGCGGCTGACACCCTGCAGAGCATCGGTGCTACCACTGTGGCTAGCAATGCCGCTGCGGCGGCCCCGACGACTGGGGTGGTGCCCCCCGCTGCCGATGAGGTGTCGGCGCTGACTGCGGCGCACTTCGCCGCACATGCGGCGATGTATCAGTCCGTGAGCGCTCGGGCTGCTGCGATTCATGACCAGTTCGTGGCCACCCTTGCCAGCAGCGCCAGCTCGTATGCGGCCACTGAAGTCGCCAATGCGGCGGCGGCCAGCTAA
- the PPE18 gene encoding PPE family protein PPE18 (Member of the Mycobacterium tuberculosis PPE protein family) translates to MVDFGALPPEINSARMYAGPGSASLVAAAQMWDSVASDLFSAASAFQSVVWGLTVGSWIGSSAGLMVAAASPYVAWMSVTAGQAELTAAQVRVAAAAYETAYGLTVPPPVIAENRAELMILIATNLLGQNTPAIAVNEAEYGEMWAQDAAAMFGYAAATATATATLLPFEEAPEMTSAGGLLEQAAAVEEASDTAAANQLMNNVPQALQQLAQPTQGTTPSSKLGGLWKTVSPHRSPISNMVSMANNHMSMTNSGVSMTNTLSSMLKGFAPAAAAQAVQTAAQNGVRAMSSLGSSLGSSGLGGGVAANLGRAASVGSLSVPQAWAAANQAVTPAARALPLTSLTSAAERGPGQMLGGLPVGQMGARAGGGLSGVLRVPPRPYVMPHSPAAG, encoded by the coding sequence ATGGTGGATTTCGGGGCGTTACCACCGGAGATCAACTCCGCGAGGATGTACGCCGGCCCGGGTTCGGCCTCGCTGGTGGCCGCGGCTCAGATGTGGGACAGCGTGGCGAGTGACCTGTTTTCGGCCGCGTCGGCGTTTCAGTCGGTGGTCTGGGGTCTGACGGTGGGGTCGTGGATAGGTTCGTCGGCGGGTCTGATGGTGGCGGCGGCCTCGCCGTATGTGGCGTGGATGAGCGTCACCGCGGGGCAGGCCGAGCTGACCGCCGCCCAGGTCCGGGTTGCTGCGGCGGCCTACGAGACGGCGTATGGGCTGACGGTGCCCCCGCCGGTGATCGCCGAGAACCGTGCTGAACTGATGATTCTGATAGCGACCAACCTCTTGGGGCAAAACACCCCGGCGATCGCGGTCAACGAGGCCGAATACGGCGAGATGTGGGCCCAAGACGCCGCCGCGATGTTTGGCTACGCCGCGGCGACGGCGACGGCGACGGCGACGTTGCTGCCGTTCGAGGAGGCGCCGGAGATGACCAGCGCGGGTGGGCTCCTCGAGCAGGCCGCCGCGGTCGAGGAGGCCTCCGACACCGCCGCGGCGAACCAGTTGATGAACAATGTGCCCCAGGCGCTGCAACAGCTGGCCCAGCCCACGCAGGGCACCACGCCTTCTTCCAAGCTGGGTGGCCTGTGGAAGACGGTCTCGCCGCATCGGTCGCCGATCAGCAACATGGTGTCGATGGCCAACAACCACATGTCGATGACCAACTCGGGTGTGTCGATGACCAACACCTTGAGCTCGATGTTGAAGGGCTTTGCTCCGGCGGCGGCCGCCCAGGCCGTGCAAACCGCGGCGCAAAACGGGGTCCGGGCGATGAGCTCGCTGGGCAGCTCGCTGGGTTCTTCGGGTCTGGGCGGTGGGGTGGCCGCCAACTTGGGTCGGGCGGCCTCGGTCGGTTCGTTGTCGGTGCCGCAGGCCTGGGCCGCGGCCAACCAGGCAGTCACCCCGGCGGCGCGGGCGCTGCCGCTGACCAGCCTGACCAGCGCCGCGGAAAGAGGGCCCGGGCAGATGCTGGGCGGGCTGCCGGTGGGGCAGATGGGCGCCAGGGCCGGTGGTGGGCTCAGTGGTGTGCTGCGTGTTCCGCCGCGACCCTATGTGATGCCGCATTCTCCGGCGGCCGGCTAG
- the esxK gene encoding ESAT-6 like protein EsxK, whose protein sequence is MASRFMTDPHAMRDMAGRFEVHAQTVEDEARRMWASAQNISGAGWSGMAEATSLDTMAQMNQAFRNIVNMLHGVRDGLVRDANNYEQQEQASQQILSS, encoded by the coding sequence ATGGCCTCACGTTTTATGACGGATCCGCACGCGATGCGGGACATGGCGGGCCGTTTTGAGGTGCACGCCCAGACGGTGGAGGACGAGGCTCGCCGGATGTGGGCGTCCGCGCAAAACATTTCCGGTGCGGGCTGGAGTGGCATGGCCGAGGCGACCTCGCTAGACACCATGGCCCAGATGAATCAGGCGTTTCGCAACATCGTGAACATGCTGCACGGGGTGCGTGACGGGCTGGTTCGCGACGCCAACAACTACGAGCAGCAAGAGCAGGCCTCCCAGCAGATCCTCAGCAGCTAA
- the esxL gene encoding ESAT-6 like protein EsxL produces MTINYQFGDVDAHGAMIRAQAGLLEAEHQAIIRDVLTASDFWGGAGSAACQGFITQLGRNFQVIYEQANAHGQKVQAAGNNMAQTDSAVGSSWA; encoded by the coding sequence ATGACCATCAACTATCAATTCGGGGATGTCGACGCTCACGGCGCCATGATCCGCGCTCAGGCCGGGTTGCTGGAGGCCGAGCATCAGGCCATCATTCGTGATGTGTTGACCGCGAGTGACTTTTGGGGCGGCGCCGGTTCGGCGGCCTGCCAGGGGTTCATTACCCAGTTGGGCCGTAACTTCCAGGTGATCTACGAGCAGGCCAACGCCCACGGGCAGAAGGTGCAGGCTGCCGGCAACAACATGGCGCAAACCGACAGCGCCGTCGGCTCCAGCTGGGCCTGA
- a CDS encoding insertion sequence element IS1081 transposase yields MTSSHLIDTEQLLADQLAQASPDLLRGLLSTFIAALMGAEADALCGAGYRERSDERSNQRNGYRHRDFDTRAATIDVAIPKLRQGSYFPDWLLQRRKRAERALTSVVATCYLLGVSTRRMERLVETLGVTKLSKSQVSIMAKELDEAVEAFRTRPLDAGPYTFLAADALVLKVREAGRVVGVHTLIATGVNAEGYREILGIQVTSAEDGAGWLAFFRDLVARGLSGVALVTSDAHAGLVAAIGATLPAAAWQRCRTHYAANLMAATPKPSWPWVRTLLHSIYDQPDAESVVAQYDRVLDALTDKLPAVAEHLDTARTDLLAFTAFPKQIWRQIWSNNPQERLNREVRRRTDVVGIFPDRASIIRLVGAVLAEQHDEWIEGRRYLGLEVLTRARAALTSTEEPAKQQTTNTPALTT; encoded by the coding sequence ATGACCTCTTCTCATCTTATCGACACCGAGCAGCTTCTGGCTGACCAACTCGCACAGGCGAGCCCGGATCTGCTGCGCGGGCTGCTCTCGACGTTCATCGCCGCCTTGATGGGGGCTGAAGCCGACGCCCTGTGCGGGGCGGGCTACCGCGAACGCAGCGATGAGCGGTCCAATCAGCGCAACGGCTACCGCCACCGTGATTTCGACACCCGTGCCGCAACCATCGACGTCGCGATCCCCAAGCTGCGCCAGGGCAGCTATTTCCCGGACTGGCTGCTGCAGCGCCGCAAGCGAGCTGAACGCGCACTGACCAGCGTGGTGGCGACCTGCTACCTGCTGGGAGTATCCACTCGCCGGATGGAGCGCCTGGTCGAAACACTTGGTGTGACAAAGCTTTCCAAGTCGCAAGTGTCGATCATGGCCAAAGAGCTCGACGAAGCCGTAGAGGCGTTTCGGACCCGCCCGCTCGATGCCGGCCCGTATACCTTCCTCGCCGCCGACGCCCTGGTGCTCAAGGTGCGCGAGGCAGGCCGCGTCGTCGGAGTGCACACCTTGATCGCCACCGGCGTCAACGCCGAGGGCTACCGAGAGATCCTGGGCATCCAGGTCACCTCCGCCGAGGACGGGGCCGGCTGGCTGGCGTTCTTCCGCGACCTGGTCGCCCGCGGCCTGTCCGGGGTCGCGCTGGTCACCAGCGACGCCCACGCCGGCCTGGTGGCCGCGATCGGCGCCACCCTGCCCGCAGCGGCCTGGCAGCGCTGCAGAACCCACTACGCAGCCAATCTGATGGCAGCCACCCCGAAGCCCTCCTGGCCGTGGGTGCGCACCCTGCTGCACTCCATCTACGACCAGCCCGACGCCGAATCAGTTGTTGCCCAATATGATCGGGTACTCGACGCTCTGACCGACAAACTCCCCGCGGTGGCCGAGCACCTCGACACCGCCCGCACCGACCTGCTGGCGTTCACCGCCTTCCCCAAGCAGATCTGGCGCCAAATCTGGTCCAACAACCCCCAGGAACGCCTCAACCGAGAGGTACGACGCCGAACCGACGTCGTGGGCATCTTCCCCGACCGCGCCTCGATCATCCGCCTCGTCGGAGCCGTCCTCGCCGAACAACACGACGAATGGATCGAAGGACGGCGCTACCTGGGCCTCGAGGTCCTCACCCGAGCCCGAGCAGCACTGACCAGCACCGAAGAACCCGCCAAGCAGCAAACCACCAACACCCCAGCACTGACCACCTAG